CTAAAATGTTAAAAAAAAAAAAAAAATGCATTTAAAATGCACTTTCTAAGTCAACTAATTGTAAATGAAATTTATTATATACCTTTTCCTTCTTACTAAATTAAAGCATATTCAAAAAAGATAAACTAATAAAAGACTATTTACTATTTATTTTTTGGTGTATATAAGTTCATTAGTCAACTTACATTTATGATACACCAAAATACTTTAATAATTTATCTTTTTTAAAATTAATCCCTCAGGATTTGCTATGAAAGGTAATTTGCCTTCTTTTTGTTTCAAAACAGCTTTAATCTGTTCTAAACTAATTTTATTTGAACTATATGCAATACAAGCTCCAACTATCATTCTAATTTGATATCTTATAAAACCTTTAGCTTTAAAAGTTATTATAAAAATATTATTATCTAAAGTAGTTTCAATATAATCAATATTTCGTTTAGTTTCAATAAGTTCTTTCTCATCTTCTTTTAGACCTGAAAAATTATAAAAATCATGCTCTCCTATAAATAAATTTAAAGATTCTTTTAATTTATTTATATCCAATTTTTGTTTTGGATAAAATAAAAATCTATTTTCAAAAACATTATCTTCACCTAAATTTATTTTATATTCATAAGTCTTTTGTTTACAATTTCTTACTCTAAAACTTTGTTCAATTTCTTGCATTTCAATTACTTTAATTCCCAAAGGTAAACTTCTATTTAGTGCATTTAAAAAACCAATTTTATTTGGTTTAAAATTAAGTTCAACCCATGCTTTTTGATCTTCTGCATGTACTCCAGAATCTGTTTTTGATGCTCCAACTATTCTAAAACTAGAGTTGCGAGCAACTCTAAATATAGATTTTTCTAATTCACCTTGAATGGTTTTTTGACCTTTTTGTTTTGCTCAACCACAAAAGTCAGTTCCATCATATTGAATTGTAAATAAATAATAATACATAACTATTTAGAGAATAGAATTGCATCTATTCTAGGAATTTGAACTAAATTTTGGAAAGAATCAATATTTATATAACAAATTAAAGTAGTAAATACACCCATTCCAATAATGAAAATTATTATGTCTATAAATCTGAATTTAACTTGTCTATATCTTGTTCTTTTTGCATGAGGATCATA
This sequence is a window from Spiroplasma diminutum CUAS-1. Protein-coding genes within it:
- the truA gene encoding tRNA pseudouridine(38-40) synthase TruA, yielding MYYYLFTIQYDGTDFCGWAKQKGQKTIQGELEKSIFRVARNSSFRIVGASKTDSGVHAEDQKAWVELNFKPNKIGFLNALNRSLPLGIKVIEMQEIEQSFRVRNCKQKTYEYKINLGEDNVFENRFLFYPKQKLDINKLKESLNLFIGEHDFYNFSGLKEDEKELIETKRNIDYIETTLDNNIFIITFKAKGFIRYQIRMIVGACIAYSSNKISLEQIKAVLKQKEGKLPFIANPEGLILKKINY